tcaaattttaaattgttATCATAAAAGTGCTAAATTTCCCCTCAGCCCAACAATACTTCTCAACAACATAGTTTACCATTCCCTCCAATATGACTAGGTCTGCATCACTCGCCAGATATGCTAGCTCTGGTGAGACACTTGTAAGATCAATGACCTAGAAGCCATAGAACTCGGATCAGACAATGTGAAAAAAATTTACCTTAACTAGCTGGTTAAGTTTGTAAAGCCTACGATATAAATAGAGAATTGCACCATGATCATCTTCTTACCGGCAAATCATTGCCAGAATTCGCAACAAGAAGACCAGATGCATCAACACCCACAAGTTGCCCGTTTTCATCCTTCAGCTGATAACATGTCATCAGAAACATCAATATTAGATCTACTCACATGTGACAATTTTGGACATGAATGCAATCTCCACAACCTTTGAAATAATCTCAATCAACTCAGGATATGTAACATCATTGATTGAAGGCAAGTCATTAGCTGCTAGAACCACCTGcatcaacataaaaaaaaaaaaaaagtacagctGTTGTTAAGAAATAAGTAACAGAAAAATTAAAGctgttgtttaaaaaaaaaaaaagtaaagctGTTGTTAAGAAATAACTGAGTGTCTGCTATAGATGGGAATAGGAAAAGGTAAGTTGCATGTTTTTGTCTGTAAAACTACGAGGACATTGACAGAATTATCCATCATGACTGCATAACAGAGGGCAAAAGTTATGCCTGCAATTTAGGAAGTGACGTACCACAACTGCACAAGGAAGGGTCAGAGCATGAGCAACAGACTGAATTTTAGGTTCTTTCTAAGATTTTCCCAACTGCAATCCATGCCAGTGCATGTCACAGCTGTAGCCATCTTAATATGAATAGGGGAGGTAGGAGCCCTTAACATGAAAGTCTTTGGCAAATCCCAGGGCACTGATATTGAACACCAGCAATTTCAATATCAAAAGGCTGACTTCCAGATCAGTGCGATACTTTCTGTAGCATAAAACTACCTACTTTATTGTCCTGAAAGACAATATTGTCAAAAAGGAGGGCACAATCAAATGCCATTTCATTGATCAGGTGAAAACAGCATCAGCCTTCCATGCCATGAGCACATTCACCACTCCAAACCAAAGAAACCTTCATCTCTCAACAAGAATCAGTTGGATGTCCGCTCATGTCATTGTGCAACAATGTGAGTCATTAACACTGACATTTTTGTGGATTGGCATAATGTTAGTAACAAATTAGTTCCATACAAGGATAGATATATAAAGCCATGATAAATGAACCAGGCAGAAGTCCAGGTCACTGTTGATCTAGTTAATATGGTAAGACCTACATTATTTTTTCCTTATAACTGTTGTTATAGTCCATGAAGACATCTCATTTCATTTGTTTGTCTTTTTGAGAATCAAATCATTTCTAAGCAAGCATGTAAAAGCAGATGTTTGGGATAAGCCGAGGTGGATGCATTGTAAAACTATGAAATTTAATATCTAGCATACTCAAATGGAGTAAGACCAATAAAGCCACATAAAATGGTTATGTGCATCAAATATTGAAGGGGGCCCAGAAACCTTGCAGACTAATTGCGGAAAGTATATGATAGGAGGTAAAAAAGGCTATGATAGCAGAAATGAAAATTGTAAGGATTTGGAAAAGCTGTGCCAGTGATCATATATATAGAGCCCTTATTAGAAATGAATAGtgaaattcattcaaatgatcCCTTATTGTTGGGTAAGACATAAATGTCAAGTACCCAGTACAACTCAGATTTTACAATAAAAGATATTGACATAAATAGTATGTGAAATTAGAATAGCAAAGAGAAATGCATTAACAGAAGTGAAGAATCACAAAAAACCTTAAGCATGAACAAACTAAACCAGCTGAGAATGAAAGATTAAGCATTAAACTAGGCAGAGTACTGTGTGTCAAGTTTTTGTAAAGAATGTCAATTCAGTCAAAAAACCATATAAAAGGACAATGAAGTTCTTCATTGGattcaattattaaaggattgctcttttttttttaaggtgagagattataaaatttttgttgCTAACATGAAGGTGCATAAATATCTCCAGAAGTACTCAAGTATTGCCACAGCAAAAATTACAAGTAGAAAGTGCTACCTAAATAACTGGTATAAGCAAAAAGAAGGTTCTAAATTTaaccacacacacaaaaaaagggGTGATTCTTTCATCTTCATTACAAATACAAAACAGACTGATTGGTGGAGAGATAGACCTTTGTTCCTCGGCGGAGTAAGTCTCTTGCAAATGGCAATATACCCAGTATGATATCTGCACCAGAATTATCTACAAAAATGACAGCCTGTCATACACAAAAAAAGACGCTTGTTGTCATGCCAGAATTTGAGGGAATTTCAGGAACATAACAATTCGGCATGGATCCTTGTAGGTGCACCAAATTTAGAGCCTGTAGACTCTGGAAAGATGCTCCATGTTATGTGGTTCCCTAGGATAATATTAACAATTCGATTCCAAAAAAAGTGATGCAACCATGAACCTTGCTCAAAGTGATAATGCTCAAATTAATGTAGGATTGGCAGTATAATTAACAGGAGTTAAACTTAACCATGAGGTTAAAGCCACGACCATTTGTAGCAGAAGTTGATTTCAGGACGCACTTATTGTTCAAATGGATTTTGTTTCCACAGATACACTAGGAAGTAAATACACATAGCTGACAAAACCTCATTCGACTGGTTATATAAATAATAACAAATTGATTAGAAGAGCATGATTCAACCATGCTCAAAGTATAAGAAAATCCCAAATTGATCTAAAGTGCTACAAGGTGACACCATCAAACAAGTGGAATAGGAGAATTGTGGAAACAAGAAATTAGGCTTACCTTTTTCCAGGACTTCTTAAtccatttcattttaaacacATCCAAGTCATCAATAACCCAAGGTCGAGGGACAAGATTCTGACAACTTGCCAAAAAGGACATACCATCCTTCGCAAAAACCTCTGCAAGCTTCAAGAAttatgaaaaacaaaaagaacaaaaggTGTGTCAAATCAAATTCTGCATCAACCCAAGATGTGtccaaaaaacaaagaaagtaaATGTCACAGTTTTTGAGATTATCTCCAATTCTCCATATATAATTCAAATGATTGGACTACAAAATGTGAACTATTGAAGAATAAAGACATCAAAAAGAATCTGTTAAGAGATCTAATGAATCGAGGCACACTTTGAGTTGCAGTTGCAAAGACATACTGCATTAGCATGTTCAGGAAGATAAAATGGCATGCTTCATGTGATGAATATGTCCTCTAGCAGCCATCTGAACTATATGTCATGCATAATAGGCCTCGATGAAAATTTTCTTCTGCAGACCTCTTGAGGAAATGTTCTGCGCACCATCATGTAAGATTAAATTTACCCTTAAGAGTACCTTCCTCGGTAATTTAGGAAAATCATGCACTTCTTGACGAAAGCAAAAATTATAACAGTGAAATTGGATGAGCAAACTCGGTGAATGAAATTTAAAGATCCAAGTTTGAACAAAATTAGTGATTCCTAAACATTTGATGAATTTTCCACAATGGTTTTGAAGGGATTCTCCTCAATGCAGGTATTCTAATTATTCCATTAAACTGATGGAAGAAAAACAGGAGTTTTTATCCAGCAGATgtactgaaaatttcaaaattttgtgGAGGGATCGTGCTTTCAAGATACAAACATTTCTAGGAAAGCAAATGCACAAATCTCTTGCAAAGGATGGAGCTTGAAGAGACTTTAATTGCAAACAGTGATGAATAATCAATTTGCAAGATTTTATTTGTTGGTTTCTCTCGTGTGTTTCATTGAAAATCATGTGGACAAATTATATGATTGATTAGCAGCAACTCTTCACATAATTTGCTTTCATTCTTATTAGAAATGGAGGAAAAGGCTTATAAAAGCTTAAAGAGATGTTGAGGAATTAGCTATAAAAGTAATTTCTAAGCACCAAAATTTTAGGCTCCAATGCCATCTTCAATAAGATGTCATCACACATTCACCCCAGCATTTTCCCTACAAGACTTAGCTTGCTCAtaagtttttaattttaaagatGTCAAACAAAATCTGCTAAAGGTGGCCTGATGTGCTTATCAGGTTGGCAAGGAATGCTGTCATTAAGATAAGATTTGTGTGGCATCTTTTCTTTTAGCTTGCCAACCATTGACTGGAAGATACACTAGCAGTTATTTTGTTAAGGTGGTGGTAGATCATCAGGAATTGAAAGACTGAAGAACCTTAGCAGAAAGGAGAAGCAACCTTGCTTTCTTTGTTAGCCTGCACTAGTAAGGTCTACATTGCACTGCAACATAAAAACTATATAATGAGTTCTTCCTTATGATAAGAGAAGCTTAAAGTGTTGGTCCATCTGTACATATACCCCAGTTCAAATACTGAAGTGCTTATGTATATCACCggggaaaaaataataaaagaaacagGAAGTCATAAAGCATAACTGTATGACATAGAAAAAACCCAAACTTCACATCACATCATATGTTGCAAGATCCATACCACTTTCAGAGTTTGTCATTAACTATGCAGTTTCTTAGGtcagatttgaaattttgaatccAGTATTACATTACTAGTGAAACATATATATCAAAGACCTTCCATATATAGGAAAATAATATGGTGTCCTCTGGGGAAAAAATACAGTAGAGAAAGAAATGCATGCTTGAGCACATCAACACACAATCAACAAATCTATCGCATGAAAAACAGCAGTGTCAACCCACACTAGGAAATGGAGCAGAGAACAACCAAATCTGATGTATCCAATAATTGTTTCTTCCTTAATCCTAAGATGTAAGAGATCCCTATTATAAGAAGAGAGCAATAAAACTCATCCAGACAAACATATATATAAGTACATCTGCTTCTGTGCATGGTTGCTAGTCTATCAACAATTGGATTGAAGCATCTAATGCTCGAGGCAAATTATAATAAGTTGTCAACCCACTCACACACAACTTCTTACATCATTACATCTCCCAAGAACCCTTCTCCCACCCCCACACCCACCCAAcaggagaaaaaggaaaaagaaaactttctCCCTTCCTCCTGGTCTTCTCTTCCCCAGAATAAATCAGTTATAACCGTGGCAATCCACCAACTTCATCCACATTGGTTTCACAACCAGCTTGCCCCCAACCTACAAACTGGTCTTCACTCCCCCCCCCCAAACCTCCCCTGGGGCACTAATATTACGCACTAGTGGAAGGGCAACATGAAAGGAGGAATCAGGAGATAATCATGGGGATAGGTAGTCAAGGGGAATGACATTGGAGGAGGATAAGGTAGTGAAAGTGATGGGGAGgaaaaaaagtgagaaaaagAGTGACATAAAAGAGGGCGAGGAGGGGGAAAGAAGGGGAGATAGCTGGTGGTCGTGATGTGTGGAATGTGTATACATGTGTCTATTAGTGCACTCTTGTCATCCAAAAGATAATATACCTGAGCAGATCCCAAATCAAATATGTTGCCAGCCAATATTCCCCTAATCAAGTTCTCTACACGTTTACCCTCATCTTCAATAGCATCATTAAGCCGCACAACATCCTTAAAGAGAGAAATAGCTTTTGCATTCTCCTCATCCTGAAGGCAGATAATTAGgatattataaatttataattattattgcAGATAAGATAAAACAATGTCCAACACTCCAagaaaaaatctaaatatttacCTTAACCTTCTTGAATATATCTGTAAATCCCAATTCTCTAAGGACTTGCTCgcgaagcctgcaaagaagctaAATTACCTTGGAAGCATTAGACCCAGCTTGTGTTAGCTTTATTGAGATTCAGAACCAGGTGCTAGCACCATAGAAACATGAGGAAAGCATCATGCAAATTGATTTACACAATAACTGGCTTACAGTGCAATCTGGTGGCCCACCATGACTCTCAGGATTTTTCTTCAAGTCCTCAAGAATTGCTGTGTATCTTCATGCATGACATAAGACAAGAAGATCAACTAAATTAGATAAAGTTACAAGTTGCACTTAATTTGAAATTTCATTTGAATGTCTTGTTCCTACTGCCACAGGTTCAAAAAGATAGAGGGAAAACGGTGACATGAGATGCAGGTAAAGTTGCCTGTGATTCATATGTCATACATATCTTCATGCATGCCATAAGACAAGAAG
The window above is part of the Phoenix dactylifera cultivar Barhee BC4 unplaced genomic scaffold, palm_55x_up_171113_PBpolish2nd_filt_p 000299F, whole genome shotgun sequence genome. Proteins encoded here:
- the LOC103713976 gene encoding damage-control phosphatase At2g17340-like, encoding MESSSPSVPFPLLQTPIESNYRACTIPYRFPSDNPRKATPIEIEWIDLFLNSVTSFRQRAENDPTVADAPVKAEKFAQRYTAILEDLKKNPESHGGPPDCTLLCRLREQVLRELGFTDIFKKVKDEENAKAISLFKDVVRLNDAIEDEGKRVENLIRGILAGNIFDLGSAQLAEVFAKDGMSFLASCQNLVPRPWVIDDLDVFKMKWIKKSWKKAVIFVDNSGADIILGILPFARDLLRRGTKVVLAANDLPSINDVTYPELIEIISKLKDENGQLVGVDASGLLVANSGNDLPVIDLTSVSPELAYLASDADLVILEGMGRAIETNLYAQMKCDSIKIGMVKHPEVAQFLGGRLYDCVFKYNEVSNY